CGCCGCCATCTGTTTTTTTGGACTCGTCATGGTCCTGGTGGCCGGCCGGCTCATGCAACTGACCTCCTACCTCTTTTCGTCTTCCATCACCTGGTTCGATCTGCTGGAGATCATGGGTTTGGCCGTTCCGAAGCTGATGCTTTACGCCCTGCCCATGGCCACGCTCCTTGGCACCCTGCTCGCCTTCCTCCGCCTCAACAACGACAACGAGCTGACGGCCCTCAAGGTGGCCGGGCTGGGGTTCAGGCAGTTCGCCCCCGCCGTCCTGACCGTGGCCCTCGTGACAACGCTGCTTTCCTTTTACACCTCCCTCTGGCTCGTGCCAACCGCCAATCTGGAATTCCGCGAGAAGCTCGCTTCCCTGGGGAAGGCGGTACTTCCCGCGCTGCTTCGCGAAGGCATGTTCATCGATGCCATTCCCAACTTAGTCTTTTTTTTCAAGCACGTGGAACCAGAGAGCTTTCGCATCGAAGGCGTGTTCATCCACGACGGACGCGATCCTCAACTGAGCGCGTCGATCGTGGCCAAGCGGGCCCAGATCCTGAACTACTCGACGCGGAACACCCTTGTGCTGCAGGCGGCCGACGGGGTGATCACCAGGGTCGGCCGCAACCTCACGGATGCCCAAGCGGTGGCCTTCGAAGATTACCAGTTTGTACTGCCTCTGGACCAGCTGTTTCGGGAATCGAAATCTCAAAGAAGGGACGAATTGACCCTGGAGGAACTCTTCGCCGCCTATGACGCGACGGGCGACGCACGGTATGCCATGGAAGCTCATATCCGGTTTTCGCTCCCCGTGGCCTGCCTCCTTCTGGCCATGGCGGCCGCCCCTCTGGGTGCGCTTTTCCAGCGGGGAAACCGCCTGGCCGGCGTGAGTCTGGGGATCGCCCTGTTTCTGGCCTATTATGTCGTTCTCTCGGCCGGCAAAGGACTGGGTGAACAAGCCGTCATCCCGCCCTGGCTTGCGGTCTGGCTTCCCAACCTGGCGGTGTTCGCCCTGGCCGCCGCACTGTGGACCAAGACGCACCGGGAAATCCCGTTCACCAGGCTGCCATCTTTGACGGAGCAGCTCAAACGCCGCGTGAGGCGCACCCGATGAAGTCCCCGGCGGTGACGTTTTCGTCCGCGAAGTCCCCCTGCGGGCCGTACCGGGCCCGCCTGAGGTCAGGCTCACCATGAAGCTGTTGACCCGTTACGTTCTCCGCCATTTCCTTTCCTTTTTCGCCATGGCCCTCTTCGGATTCGGCGGCATCTACATGGTGGTGGACTTCTTCGAAAAATTCGACGACGTCCTGGAAAGACAGGCCTCCATGGCCGATGCGGCACTCTACTTCCTGCTGAAGCTCCCCCTCATCCTGAACCAAGGCATCCCCATGGCCGTTCTTCTGGCTACTCTGATCGGCCTGGGCATCCTGGAAAGAAACCGCGAACTGGTGGCCATGCGATCGGCGGGCATCGGAGTCCGTACCTACGCCGCACCCATCCTGGGCGCAGCGCTCGTGATTTCCGGCCTCACGTTCGTGCTCGGTGAAACCCTGGCCCGGGACTTCAACCGCCGGGCTCAAGAAGTCTGGGACCACCGCATCGAAGGCCGCGACCGCTCCCTCGGATGGCTCAGTGAAAACATCTGGTATCGCGGCGAAGAGGTCATCTACCGGATCCGTCTCTACGACGTACGGTCCCAGAAGCTTCACGGCGTTTCCCTTTATTTCCTGGACGACGCCTTCAACTTGAAGGAACGCCTGGAGGCCGAAGAATTGCGATGGGAGGGCTCAGAGTGGACGGCCCACAAAGGGGCCTTATTGAGGTACGGTCCGGAGGAGATCGAACAGGAGGTGTTCGAGGTAAGAAAGTTGGCGCTGGCCGAAACCCCGGCGGACTTCACGAGGCTGGACGCGCTTCCCCAGGAACTGGACTGGTTCGAACTGTACCGCTACACCCGAAAACTCATGGAAGACGGCTACGACGCAGCCCCCTACCGCGTGGAACTTCACACCCGTGTAGCCTTTCCTCTCATGTCCGTCATCCTGGCCGTGATGGGCATCGCCATTTCGCTTCGTACGGGCCGTTACGGGGGCATCGCCATGGGCATCGTTCTGGCCCTGGTAGCGGCCTTTGTTTACATCATGGTACTGCAGCTGGGATCATCGCTCGCCACCGCCGGCATTCTTCCGCCGACGGTGGGCGTGTGGGCTGGAAACGTCCTTTTCACGGCCCTGGGATGGCACCTTTGGGTGAAGGCCCGCCAGTGAAGCCGGCCCCTTCAATCAGGAAGCCGGGTTTCGAGAGCCATGGCGATCTTCTTTTTCAGTTCCGTCAGGTCGAAGCTCTTCACCACGTAATAGTCGGCGGCAATGGACTTGGCGTCTTCCTTGAAAGTATCGTAAGCGGTCGAAAGGATCACGGGGAGGTCGTAGAAGCGGTTTCGGATATCCTGCAACAGGTCGAGCCCGTCGTAGTCCACCATCTTGATGTCGAGGATGACCAGGTCCGGCCGCTCCGCCTCGATCCTTTCCATGAGCTTGTGTCCGCTTTCCGCCGTGATCACCTCATAGCCGGCCTCCTTGAGCTCCTCGGAATAGAGCAGCCGAATATGCTCTTCATCGTCGACCACCAATATTTTCGGCATCAGCAACCTCCCTTGCCTATTTTAATCAACGCCATCGTTCCACGAGATAGGATTTGTTTTCCTCAAATATGGTACAGGTCTCTTCCACGTGTTCTTCGGCCTGCTGGATGGAGATCCGTTCCGTCCGGTTGGCGTAGGAAACCACTTTGCCCAGATACAAGGGAAGGATGGAATCGATCACCCGGGTCCGCTCCGCTTCGTCGCGGTCGCGATAGGCCAGAGCTGCGGAAAAAAGGACCAGCCCCCAGGTGTGGCTGGGGAAAGAAAAGTGAGGCAGCTCCAGGCTTCGGA
This is a stretch of genomic DNA from Desulfoglaeba alkanexedens ALDC. It encodes these proteins:
- the lptF gene encoding LPS export ABC transporter permease LptF; protein product: MGWILYRYIVREQVMPAAICFFGLVMVLVAGRLMQLTSYLFSSSITWFDLLEIMGLAVPKLMLYALPMATLLGTLLAFLRLNNDNELTALKVAGLGFRQFAPAVLTVALVTTLLSFYTSLWLVPTANLEFREKLASLGKAVLPALLREGMFIDAIPNLVFFFKHVEPESFRIEGVFIHDGRDPQLSASIVAKRAQILNYSTRNTLVLQAADGVITRVGRNLTDAQAVAFEDYQFVLPLDQLFRESKSQRRDELTLEELFAAYDATGDARYAMEAHIRFSLPVACLLLAMAAAPLGALFQRGNRLAGVSLGIALFLAYYVVLSAGKGLGEQAVIPPWLAVWLPNLAVFALAAALWTKTHREIPFTRLPSLTEQLKRRVRRTR
- the lptG gene encoding LPS export ABC transporter permease LptG, coding for MKLLTRYVLRHFLSFFAMALFGFGGIYMVVDFFEKFDDVLERQASMADAALYFLLKLPLILNQGIPMAVLLATLIGLGILERNRELVAMRSAGIGVRTYAAPILGAALVISGLTFVLGETLARDFNRRAQEVWDHRIEGRDRSLGWLSENIWYRGEEVIYRIRLYDVRSQKLHGVSLYFLDDAFNLKERLEAEELRWEGSEWTAHKGALLRYGPEEIEQEVFEVRKLALAETPADFTRLDALPQELDWFELYRYTRKLMEDGYDAAPYRVELHTRVAFPLMSVILAVMGIAISLRTGRYGGIAMGIVLALVAAFVYIMVLQLGSSLATAGILPPTVGVWAGNVLFTALGWHLWVKARQ
- a CDS encoding response regulator, which produces MPKILVVDDEEHIRLLYSEELKEAGYEVITAESGHKLMERIEAERPDLVILDIKMVDYDGLDLLQDIRNRFYDLPVILSTAYDTFKEDAKSIAADYYVVKSFDLTELKKKIAMALETRLPD